A portion of the Desmodus rotundus isolate HL8 chromosome 8, HLdesRot8A.1, whole genome shotgun sequence genome contains these proteins:
- the FEZF2 gene encoding fez family zinc finger protein 2 — protein MASSASLETMVPPACPRAGASPATSKTLAFSIERIMAKTSEPREPFEPRPGALEADSGQGKKLLNLCSPLPCMIPLQPLGYDVPSKTLLSYSELWKSSLRAGGGGGGGGGGGGTPVCGASGLCKTNCGVCCKAELGLAPSALPTGRVIKPQVINHAVGLPASGSLYYFNYLDSAAYPPSELLGGHLFPSSLLNAQAPTALAAHPKLFLLENAKLAGLAADKFPHPAPYAHKERLPAPLEQVLKENSALTAERGGVKSHGKLPGASSDGKPKNFTCEVCGKVFNAHYNLTRHMPVHTGARPFVCKVCGKGFRQASTLCRHKIIHTQEKPHKCNQCGKAFNRSSTLNTHIRIHAGYKPFVCEFCGKGFHQKGNYKNHKLTHSGEKQYKCTICNKAFHQVYNLTFHMHTHNDKKPFTCATCGKGFCRNFDLKKHVRKLHDSVGPAAPSTKDLTRTVQS, from the exons ATGGCCAGCTCAGCTtccctggagaccatggtgcCCCCGGCCTGTCCTCGAGCCGGCGCGTCGCCGGCCACTTCCAAGACTCTGGCCTTCTCCATCGAGCGTATCATGGCTAAGACGTCGGAGCCCCGTGAGCCCTTTGAGCCCCGGCCGGGGGCGCTGGAGGCAGACAGCGGCCAGGGCAAGAAATTGCTGAACCTCTGCTCGCCGCTGCCCTGCATGATCCCTCTCCAGCCCCTCGGCTATGACGTGCCGTCCAAGACGCTGCTCAGTTACTCCGAGCTCTGGAAAAGCAGCCTCCGGGCGggcggcggaggaggaggaggcggtggCGGTGGGGGGACTCCGGTGTGCGGCGCCAGCGGCTTGTGCAAAACCAACTGTGGCGTGTGCTGCAAGGCTGAGCTGGGCCTGGCGCCGTCTGCGCTGCCCACCGGCAGGGTCATCAAACCGCAGGTCATCAACCACGCGGTGGGGCTGCCGGCCAGCGGCTCGCTCTACTACTTCAACTACCTGGACTCTGCCGCGTACCCTCCCTCAGAGCTGCTCGGCGGCCACCTCTTCCCGTCCAGCCTTCTCAATGCACAGGCCCCCACTGCCCTGGCCGCGCACCCGAAGCTCTTTTTGCTGGAGAACGCCAAGTTGGCCGGCCTGGCCGCGGACAAATTTCCTCACCCGGCCCCCTACGCCCATAAGGAGCGCTTGCCCGCACCGCTGGAACAGGTGCTGAAAGAAAACTCGGCCCTGACTGCCGAGCGCGGGGGCGTCAAGAGCCACGGCAAGCTGCCCGGAGCCTCCTCGGACGGCAAGCCTAAAAACTTCACCTGCGAGGTGTGCGGCAAG GTGTTTAATGCTCACTATAACCTCACCCGCCACATGCCGGTCCACACCGGAGCCAGACCCTTCGTGTGCAAAGTCTGCGGCAAAGGCTTCCGCCAGGCCAGCACGCTGTGCAGACACAAAATTATCCACACCCAG GAAAAGCCTCATAAATGTAACCAGTGCGGCAAAGCCTTCAACCGCAGCTCCACGCTCAACACGCACATCCGCATCCACGCGGGCTACAAGCCCTTCGTCTGCGAATTTTGCGGCAAAGGCTTTCACCAAAAAG GGAACTACAAGAACCACAAGCTGACCCACAGCGGCGAAAAGCAGTACAAATGCACCATCTGCAACAAGGCTTTCCACCAGGTCTACAACCTGACCTTCCACATGCACACGCACAACGACAAGAAGCCTTTCACGTGCGCCACTTGCGGCAAAGGGTTTTGCAGAAACTTTGATTTAAAGAAACACGTGCGCAAACTCCACGACAGCGTGGGCCCTGCCGCCCCCTCCACAAAGGACCTAACTCGGACAGTGCAGAGTTGA